One Methylosinus sp. C49 DNA segment encodes these proteins:
- the ntrC gene encoding nitrogen regulation protein NR(I) translates to MTHGEILVADDDAAIRTVVAQALSRAGYEVRTTGTAATLWRWVQSGEGDLVVTDVVMPDENAFELLPRIKKLRPDLPIIVMSAQNTFMTAIRASERGAYDYLPKPFDLKELVGIVGRAMAEPRKKNEIDGPDDMEGMPLVGRSQAMQEIYRSLARLMQTDLTVMINGESGTGKELVARALHDYGKRKKGPFVAINMAAIPRDLIESELFGHEKGSFTGANQRSIGRFEQAEGGTLFLDEIGDMPMEAQTRLLRVLQQGEYTTVGGRTPIKTNVRIIAATNKDLRALIQQGLFREDLYFRLNVVPLRLPPLRERSEDIADLVHHFFKVAASEGLPQKYIEQAALDRMKRYRWPGNIRELENLIRRLAALHPQEVITEAVVELELEHEMRQASPGDRLPAATTILADLPSDKDVTLSTSVEQHLAKLFRDHGDRLPPPGLYHRVIREIEVPLISAALAATRGNQIKAAELLGLNRNTLRKKVNDLDIRLMRSPR, encoded by the coding sequence ATGACCCACGGCGAGATTCTGGTCGCCGACGACGACGCCGCGATCAGAACTGTGGTGGCGCAGGCGCTCTCACGCGCCGGTTATGAGGTGCGCACCACCGGAACGGCCGCGACCTTGTGGCGCTGGGTGCAATCGGGCGAGGGCGATCTCGTCGTCACCGATGTGGTGATGCCGGACGAAAACGCTTTCGAGCTGCTGCCGCGCATAAAGAAGCTGCGCCCCGATCTGCCCATCATCGTGATGAGCGCGCAGAACACTTTCATGACCGCGATCCGCGCCTCCGAGCGCGGCGCCTATGATTATCTGCCCAAGCCCTTCGATCTGAAGGAGCTGGTCGGCATCGTCGGCCGCGCCATGGCCGAGCCGCGCAAGAAGAACGAGATCGACGGCCCGGACGATATGGAGGGCATGCCCCTCGTCGGCCGCTCGCAGGCGATGCAGGAGATCTATCGCTCGCTGGCGCGGCTGATGCAGACCGATCTCACCGTCATGATCAACGGCGAGTCGGGGACGGGCAAGGAGCTGGTCGCCCGCGCGCTGCACGACTATGGCAAGCGCAAGAAAGGTCCCTTCGTCGCCATCAACATGGCCGCCATCCCGCGCGATCTCATCGAGAGCGAGCTGTTCGGCCATGAGAAGGGCTCCTTCACCGGCGCCAATCAGCGCTCCATCGGCCGCTTCGAGCAGGCCGAAGGCGGCACGCTGTTCCTGGACGAGATCGGCGACATGCCGATGGAGGCGCAGACGCGGCTTTTGCGCGTGCTGCAGCAGGGCGAATATACGACCGTCGGCGGCCGCACGCCGATCAAAACCAATGTGCGCATCATCGCTGCGACCAATAAGGATCTGCGCGCGCTGATTCAGCAGGGCCTGTTCCGCGAGGACTTGTATTTCCGCCTCAACGTCGTGCCGCTGCGCCTACCGCCGCTGCGCGAGCGCTCGGAGGATATCGCCGACCTCGTGCATCACTTCTTCAAGGTGGCGGCGAGCGAGGGCCTTCCGCAGAAATACATCGAGCAGGCGGCGCTCGACCGCATGAAGCGCTATCGCTGGCCGGGCAATATCCGCGAGCTGGAGAATCTCATTCGCCGACTCGCCGCCCTGCATCCGCAGGAGGTCATCACCGAGGCGGTGGTGGAGCTCGAGCTGGAGCATGAGATGCGTCAGGCCTCGCCCGGCGACCGGCTGCCGGCGGCGACGACAATTCTGGCGGACTTGCCGTCCGACAAGGATGTGACGCTCTCTACCTCGGTCGAGCAGCATCTCGCCAAGCTGTTCCGCGACCATGGCGATCGTTTGCCGCCGCCGGGCCTCTATCACCGCGTCATCCGTGAGATAGAGGTGCCGCTGATCTCCGCGGCGCTCGCCGCGACGCGCGGCAATCAGATCAAGGCGGCGGAGCTTTTGGGCCTCAACCGCAACACGCTGCGCAAGAAGGTCAACGACCTCGATATCCGCCTGATGCGCTCGCCGCGGTAG
- a CDS encoding ATP-binding protein → MTAESNPHRRKNALATPVGARLRVIAENNRACILEALPNVILAIRPDGVIVDANAAAESFFEIGKPILIGQELSRLVPFGSPLIALIEQVRERGSAINEYRIDLGRPGAEGERRVDVHCAPLPDSEGGVLVVLQERTIADKIDRQLTHRGAARTVSGLAAMLAHEIKNPLSGIRGAAQLLESSVGDADRALTRLICEETDRIVRLVDRMEVFSDSRPPEREKVNIHVVLDHVKRVARSGFARHIRFIENYDPSLPPVAANRDQLVQVFLNLVKNAAEAIGDSIDGEIELSTAFRPGVSLRTAGDKRPVGLPLEFCVRDNGRGVPEDIAAHLFDPFITTKTSGTGLGLALVAKIVNDHGGIVECESHPRRTTFRILMPMYRNKDEEKRADERRARRQHSAAEGTEPAPRERRS, encoded by the coding sequence ATGACCGCCGAATCCAATCCGCACCGGCGCAAGAACGCGCTCGCCACGCCCGTCGGCGCGCGGCTGCGCGTGATCGCCGAAAATAATCGCGCCTGCATTCTCGAAGCGCTGCCCAATGTGATCCTGGCGATCCGGCCGGATGGGGTGATCGTCGACGCCAACGCCGCGGCGGAGTCGTTCTTCGAGATCGGCAAGCCGATCCTCATCGGGCAGGAGCTGAGCCGTCTCGTGCCCTTCGGCTCACCCTTGATCGCCCTTATCGAGCAGGTGCGCGAGCGCGGCTCTGCGATCAATGAATATCGCATCGACCTCGGCCGGCCCGGAGCGGAGGGCGAAAGACGCGTCGATGTGCATTGCGCGCCGCTGCCGGACAGCGAAGGCGGCGTTCTCGTGGTGCTGCAAGAGCGCACAATTGCCGATAAAATAGACAGGCAGCTGACCCATAGGGGGGCGGCGCGCACGGTTTCCGGGCTTGCAGCGATGCTCGCGCATGAGATCAAGAACCCGCTGTCGGGCATTCGCGGCGCCGCGCAACTGCTGGAAAGCTCAGTGGGAGACGCCGATCGGGCGTTGACTCGGCTGATCTGCGAGGAGACCGACCGCATCGTCCGCCTCGTCGACCGCATGGAGGTGTTCTCCGACTCGCGGCCGCCGGAGCGCGAGAAGGTCAATATTCATGTCGTGCTCGACCATGTGAAGCGCGTCGCTCGCAGCGGCTTCGCGCGCCATATTCGCTTCATCGAGAATTACGACCCCTCGCTGCCGCCGGTCGCCGCCAATCGCGACCAGCTGGTGCAGGTCTTCCTCAATCTGGTCAAGAATGCGGCCGAGGCGATCGGCGACTCCATAGACGGCGAGATCGAGCTTTCCACCGCCTTCCGGCCGGGGGTCAGCCTGCGAACTGCCGGCGACAAGCGCCCGGTGGGGCTGCCGCTGGAGTTTTGCGTGCGCGACAATGGCCGCGGCGTGCCCGAGGACATAGCCGCGCATTTGTTCGATCCCTTCATCACCACGAAGACTTCTGGAACTGGCCTCGGACTTGCACTGGTGGCCAAGATCGTCAATGACCACGGCGGCATCGTCGAATGCGAATCTCACCCGAGGCGTACTACTTTCCGTATTTTGATGCCGATGTATCGCAACAAGGACGAGGAGAAACGAGCGGACGAGCGACGAGCCAGACGACAACATTCCGCCGCCGAGGGAACAGAGCCTGCGCCGAGAGAGCGCCGCTCGTGA
- the dusB gene encoding tRNA dihydrouridine synthase DusB, translating to MRIGSLHLTGRAFLAPMAGVTDLAMRRIALRFGASAAVGEMVGASALARGDVEARQRLDGSGIDAHIVQIAARDPAGIAETARRAEAAGARLIDINMGCPCKRVTGGLAGAALMREPALAAELVRSAVGAVSVPVSVKMRLGWDDASRNAAELARLVEAEGAVMVTVHGRTRAQFYEGRADWRAIAAVKSAIRIPVVANGDCASPQDAAAMLAASGADAVMVGRAAMGRPWLVGDIAHFLAAGRHRAPPSATMRLEAALEHLDGLLIAMGSNLGLRHARKHLSAYAEQAEGDAEARAGLRRAMLASSSAEEVRGLLRLLFSLEPARGEPAPAHC from the coding sequence TTGCGCATCGGTTCGCTTCATCTTACGGGGCGCGCCTTTCTGGCGCCTATGGCCGGCGTGACTGATCTCGCCATGCGGCGGATCGCATTGCGTTTCGGCGCTTCCGCGGCGGTCGGCGAGATGGTCGGGGCGAGCGCGCTGGCGCGCGGCGACGTCGAGGCCCGCCAGCGGCTGGACGGCTCCGGCATAGACGCCCATATCGTGCAGATCGCGGCGCGCGATCCTGCCGGAATAGCCGAGACGGCGCGCCGAGCCGAGGCCGCGGGAGCGAGGCTGATCGACATCAACATGGGCTGTCCCTGCAAGCGCGTGACCGGCGGCCTCGCCGGCGCGGCGCTGATGCGCGAGCCGGCGCTCGCCGCCGAGCTGGTCCGCTCGGCTGTGGGCGCGGTCTCGGTTCCGGTGAGCGTCAAAATGCGGCTCGGCTGGGACGATGCCAGCCGCAACGCCGCCGAGCTGGCGCGTCTGGTCGAGGCCGAGGGCGCCGTCATGGTGACGGTCCACGGCCGCACCCGCGCGCAATTCTACGAGGGCAGGGCGGATTGGCGGGCGATCGCCGCGGTCAAGTCCGCCATAAGAATTCCGGTCGTGGCCAATGGCGATTGCGCTTCGCCGCAGGACGCCGCCGCAATGCTCGCGGCCTCCGGGGCCGATGCGGTTATGGTCGGACGGGCGGCGATGGGCAGGCCCTGGCTCGTCGGCGATATCGCTCATTTTCTCGCCGCCGGGCGCCATCGCGCGCCCCCCTCCGCCACGATGCGGCTGGAGGCCGCGCTCGAGCATTTGGATGGTCTGCTCATCGCCATGGGCTCGAATTTGGGTCTGCGCCATGCGCGCAAGCATCTCTCCGCCTACGCCGAGCAGGCGGAGGGAGACGCAGAGGCGCGCGCCGGTCTCCGACGGGCGATGCTCGCTTCTTCCTCGGCCGAGGAGGTACGCGGGCTTCTTCGCCTTTTGTTCTCGCTCGAGCCGGCGCGAGGGGAGCCGGCTCCGGCACATTGCTGA